GGCGGTGATGAAAGCCAGCCGCGATATCCCCGATCTGGTGATCCAGAAGCACTATTATTCCCGCCCTGATTACGTACGAGCGTTGGTTAACAGTATCCGCACGCATCGCGCCCAACACCCGGGTGCCGATTGCCTGTTGTTTTCGTTTCATGGGATTCCACGTCGCAATGTGGATCTGGGCGACCCTTACGAACAGCATTGCCTGCACACCGCGCGCGACGTGGCCACCATTCTGGGGCTGGAAGAGCACCAATGGCGGGTCAGCTTCCAGTCCCGTCTGGGGCGGGCTGAATGGCTCAAACCTTATACCGACGAAACTCTGCGCCAGTTGCCGTCCGAGGGTATTAAGCGTCTGGATGTGATCTGCCCGGCCTTTGCGATTGATTGTCTTGAAACGCTGGAAGAAATCGACGTGGAAAACCGCGAGGTGTTTCTGGAGTCCGGCGGCGAAGATTACCAATACATTCCGTGCCTGAACGATTCCGAAGATCAGGTGTTTTTCCTGGCCAATCTGGTGGCCGAACGTTTGGGTTGATGCTGCGCAGGCGACGCATTTCTGGGACAATAGCGGC
This region of Simiduia agarivorans SA1 = DSM 21679 genomic DNA includes:
- the hemH gene encoding ferrochelatase; its protein translation is MNKSATGVLLVNLGTPEAPTPGAVRAFLRDFLSDPRVVEIPRLIWLCILYGVILPFRPRKVAHAYASIWTEQGSPLRVLTESLAARLQARLSAESGETAPKVAVAYTYGEPSVAHQLSVLREAGVERTLVLPLYPQYSATTTGSVYDQCAAVMKASRDIPDLVIQKHYYSRPDYVRALVNSIRTHRAQHPGADCLLFSFHGIPRRNVDLGDPYEQHCLHTARDVATILGLEEHQWRVSFQSRLGRAEWLKPYTDETLRQLPSEGIKRLDVICPAFAIDCLETLEEIDVENREVFLESGGEDYQYIPCLNDSEDQVFFLANLVAERLG